A DNA window from Thioalkalivibrio sp. XN279 contains the following coding sequences:
- a CDS encoding bifunctional 2-polyprenyl-6-hydroxyphenol methylase/3-demethylubiquinol 3-O-methyltransferase UbiG: MADAEYFAMNRAGWDRRTKVHFASRFYDVEGFLAGGTSLREIELAELDCVAGKSLLHLQCHFGLDTLSWARRGATCTGVDISPVAIAQARELAVQAGLAAEFVCADVYGYERDGGGPFEIVYTSYGAICWLPDLARWAGVVAANLAEGGTFYMVEFHPVYDLLEGYSYFTRPDPDVEEEGTYTENGAEVITRLATWAHPLSSVINALLDVGIQIERVNEFPFSPYNCFAGMVEREPGRFYLAHKGNDVPLVYSLRGRKIG; encoded by the coding sequence ATGGCCGACGCCGAGTACTTCGCCATGAACCGGGCCGGCTGGGACCGGCGCACCAAGGTTCACTTTGCGTCCCGGTTCTACGACGTGGAAGGCTTCCTGGCGGGCGGAACGTCTCTGCGGGAAATCGAGCTCGCTGAGCTCGACTGCGTCGCTGGAAAAAGCCTGCTGCATCTCCAGTGCCATTTCGGGCTGGATACCTTGTCCTGGGCTCGCCGGGGCGCGACGTGCACCGGCGTGGACATCTCACCGGTGGCGATCGCCCAGGCCCGTGAGCTCGCGGTGCAAGCCGGGCTGGCCGCGGAGTTCGTGTGTGCGGACGTGTATGGCTACGAGCGTGACGGGGGTGGCCCGTTCGAGATCGTTTACACCTCGTACGGCGCGATCTGCTGGCTGCCGGACCTGGCCCGGTGGGCAGGCGTCGTCGCCGCGAACCTGGCCGAGGGCGGCACCTTCTACATGGTCGAGTTTCACCCGGTTTACGACCTCCTGGAGGGCTATTCGTATTTCACCCGACCCGATCCTGACGTCGAGGAGGAAGGGACCTACACGGAGAACGGTGCCGAGGTCATCACCAGGCTGGCGACATGGGCACACCCGCTCTCGAGTGTCATCAACGCCCTGCTCGACGTCGGCATACAAATCGAGCGAGTGAACGAATTCCCCTTCAGCCCGTACAACTGTTTCGCCGGCATGGTGGAGCGTGAGCCGGGCAGGTTCTACCTGGCCCACAAGGGGAATGACGTACCGTTGGTATACAGCCTGCGGGGGCGAAAAATTGGCTGA
- a CDS encoding SDR family oxidoreductase: MEEVLVIIGPGSMGTAVARRVGAGKHILVADLREENARSAEETLLGAGFDVSAATVDITDPHSVQALAEKAAGMGAVTGLVHAAGASPSMSRPEMIVRVDLYGTAVVLEAFGAVMAPGGAGVVIASQAGHRLPALTAEEGKALATTPVEEVLALPMLQPARLRDTLHAYELANRGKTLRVQAEAVRWGRRKARVNAVSPGIVMTPLSRAELSGPHGDGYRRMIERCPAGRAGTADEVATVAALLMGPDGAFITGSDILVDGGATAAYFHGDLDFV, from the coding sequence GTGGAAGAAGTTCTCGTCATCATCGGACCCGGCTCAATGGGCACCGCGGTGGCCCGGCGTGTCGGCGCCGGCAAGCACATCCTGGTCGCCGATCTCCGCGAGGAGAACGCCCGCTCCGCCGAGGAGACGCTGCTGGGCGCGGGCTTCGACGTCAGCGCGGCGACGGTAGACATTACCGACCCGCATTCCGTCCAGGCCCTGGCCGAGAAGGCTGCAGGGATGGGTGCGGTGACCGGGCTCGTCCATGCGGCCGGCGCCTCTCCCTCGATGTCCCGGCCGGAGATGATCGTCCGGGTGGACCTCTACGGCACTGCTGTCGTCCTGGAGGCATTCGGCGCAGTGATGGCCCCGGGGGGCGCCGGCGTGGTCATTGCGTCCCAGGCCGGTCACCGGCTGCCGGCGCTCACCGCGGAAGAAGGCAAGGCCCTGGCCACGACGCCGGTCGAGGAAGTCCTGGCCCTTCCCATGCTCCAGCCCGCGCGACTCCGCGACACACTGCATGCCTATGAGCTTGCGAACCGCGGCAAGACCCTGCGGGTACAGGCAGAAGCCGTCCGTTGGGGCCGCCGCAAGGCACGCGTCAATGCCGTCAGCCCGGGCATCGTGATGACGCCCCTGTCCCGCGCTGAATTGTCGGGGCCCCATGGCGACGGGTACCGCCGCATGATCGAGCGTTGTCCCGCGGGCCGCGCCGGTACCGCGGACGAGGTGGCCACGGTGGCAGCCCTGTTGATGGGGCCGGACGGGGCCTTCATCACCGGCAGCGACATCCTGGTGGACGGCGGCGCCACGGCGGCTTATTTTCACGGGGACCTCGATTTCGTTTAA
- a CDS encoding DUF2254 domain-containing protein encodes MRVRVFTIFNRIRSSFWFLPAAMATGAMVLAFATVALDTAATDWLALNWGLTFTGGAEGGAALLGTIAGSMITIAGVVFSMTLVALSLASSQLGPRLLRNFMRDTMTQVVLGTFVATFLYCLLVLRTIRRAEETLFVPHLSVSLGVLLAVVSVGVLIYFIHHVSVSIQANEIVARVGKELIEGIERLFPEKIGRGAPRTPKAPPDADFLDRFGAEACPIGSAADGYLQFVDGDDLMALAMQEDVVIRVEPRPGHYVVATRPLVHVWPGNRVNDQLIERVHSAFALGNQRTSGQDIEFGVNELVEIAIRALSPGVNDPFTAMTCVDRLGSALCRLAERDMPSPYRYDTEDQLRLITHVFTFADVTDAAFNQIRQYGRSSTAVTIRLLETITEIAGSVHRQEDRLALLRHATMIARGAVDGLPEEKDRQEVEKRFQSAQRLLTSSPARLRIPE; translated from the coding sequence ATGAGAGTCCGGGTTTTCACAATATTCAACCGCATTCGCTCCAGTTTCTGGTTTCTCCCCGCAGCCATGGCCACCGGCGCGATGGTGTTGGCCTTCGCAACCGTGGCACTGGATACAGCGGCGACGGACTGGCTGGCGCTCAACTGGGGTTTGACTTTCACCGGTGGGGCCGAAGGCGGGGCTGCCTTGCTGGGGACCATCGCCGGATCAATGATCACCATCGCCGGGGTGGTCTTTTCGATGACGCTGGTCGCCCTGTCGCTCGCCTCGTCACAGCTCGGCCCCCGGCTGCTGCGCAATTTCATGCGCGACACCATGACCCAGGTGGTGCTCGGCACCTTTGTCGCCACCTTCCTTTACTGCTTGCTGGTCCTCCGCACCATTCGCCGCGCCGAGGAGACCTTATTCGTCCCGCACCTTTCTGTGAGTCTCGGTGTGCTGCTCGCGGTGGTGAGCGTGGGGGTGTTGATCTACTTCATTCATCACGTATCTGTTTCTATCCAGGCCAACGAGATCGTGGCGCGGGTCGGAAAGGAGTTGATTGAAGGCATAGAGCGGCTGTTTCCCGAGAAGATCGGACGGGGTGCCCCCCGGACGCCAAAGGCGCCGCCCGACGCCGACTTCCTCGACAGGTTCGGCGCCGAGGCGTGTCCGATTGGCTCTGCCGCGGACGGCTACCTGCAGTTCGTTGATGGCGATGACCTGATGGCGCTGGCCATGCAAGAGGATGTCGTTATTCGCGTAGAGCCACGCCCCGGCCACTATGTCGTTGCGACGCGTCCGCTGGTGCACGTATGGCCAGGCAACCGGGTTAACGACCAGCTGATAGAGCGTGTTCATTCCGCGTTCGCCCTGGGCAACCAGCGGACGTCCGGGCAGGACATCGAGTTCGGCGTCAACGAGCTCGTCGAAATTGCGATCCGCGCGCTCTCACCCGGGGTGAACGACCCCTTCACGGCGATGACGTGCGTGGACCGCCTGGGCTCGGCACTGTGCCGCCTGGCGGAACGAGATATGCCGTCGCCCTATCGATACGACACGGAGGACCAGCTGCGGCTCATTACGCATGTCTTCACGTTCGCGGACGTCACCGACGCGGCGTTCAACCAGATCCGGCAATATGGCCGTTCCAGCACCGCGGTGACCATCCGTCTGCTGGAAACGATTACCGAGATCGCGGGATCTGTACACCGGCAGGAGGATCGCCTTGCACTGCTGCGGCACGCCACGATGATTGCGCGCGGCGCAGTTGACGGTTTGCCGGAAGAGAAGGATCGCCAGGAGGTGGAGAAACGCTTTCAATCAGCGCAGCGATTGTTGACGTCCTCGCCCGCGCGCCTGCGCATCCCTGAATAG
- a CDS encoding triacylglycerol lipase, whose amino-acid sequence MHPRVKVAALLIVLLASPYARATECVILLHGLARTASSMSVMEEALQAAGYHVANIDYPSRHHPVAELAPRAVGEGLSQCAAVEAKSVHFVTHSMGGILVRYHFRNHRIENLGRVVMLAPPNQGSEVVDNLRDTPGFAMWNGPAGLELGTGENDVPASLGPVDFPVGVIAGTESVNPMLSRLLPSPDDGKVSVARTKVEGMADFVAVSATHTFIMRNDDAIRHTLAFLAKGSFAHDAP is encoded by the coding sequence ATGCACCCCCGAGTCAAAGTTGCGGCGCTGCTCATTGTCCTGCTGGCGTCGCCATACGCTCGTGCGACGGAGTGCGTGATCCTCCTGCACGGCCTGGCGCGTACCGCCAGCTCCATGTCGGTGATGGAAGAAGCCCTGCAGGCTGCGGGCTATCACGTCGCCAATATCGATTATCCCTCCCGCCACCACCCGGTCGCCGAACTGGCGCCCCGCGCAGTGGGGGAAGGCTTGTCGCAGTGCGCTGCAGTCGAGGCGAAGTCCGTGCACTTCGTCACGCACTCCATGGGCGGCATCCTGGTTCGTTACCACTTCCGCAACCATCGCATCGAAAACCTGGGTCGCGTGGTCATGCTGGCGCCGCCGAACCAGGGCAGCGAAGTGGTGGACAATCTCAGGGACACGCCGGGGTTCGCCATGTGGAACGGCCCGGCCGGTCTCGAACTCGGCACGGGCGAAAACGACGTGCCGGCCAGTCTCGGTCCCGTGGACTTTCCCGTCGGCGTCATTGCCGGGACAGAGTCGGTCAATCCCATGCTATCGCGGTTGCTGCCGAGCCCGGATGACGGCAAGGTTTCGGTGGCGAGAACGAAAGTCGAAGGTATGGCCGACTTCGTGGCGGTCAGTGCCACGCATACGTTCATCATGCGCAATGACGATGCCATCCGGCACACCCTGGCCTTTCTCGCCAAGGGGTCGTTTGCCCATGATGCGCCCTGA
- a CDS encoding F0F1 ATP synthase subunit epsilon, translating into MSTIHVDIVSAEGEIFSGAAAMVYAPAQLGDIGIAPNHAPLLTGLRPGGVRVQTPEGQELFFYVSGGMIEIQPRAVTVLADAAARAHDLDEAAVQQARQRAQDLLENRESAKDIAIAQAELAQAAAQLALLEKIKKSAGQK; encoded by the coding sequence ATGAGCACGATTCACGTCGACATCGTCAGCGCCGAAGGCGAAATCTTCAGCGGCGCCGCAGCCATGGTCTACGCCCCGGCGCAGCTCGGCGACATCGGCATCGCGCCGAACCACGCCCCGCTGCTCACCGGCCTGCGGCCGGGCGGCGTGCGCGTGCAGACGCCGGAGGGCCAGGAGCTGTTCTTCTACGTCTCCGGCGGCATGATCGAGATCCAGCCCAGGGCCGTCACCGTGCTGGCCGACGCCGCGGCGCGCGCCCACGACCTCGACGAGGCGGCCGTGCAGCAGGCGCGGCAGCGCGCCCAGGACCTGCTGGAGAACCGCGAGTCCGCCAAGGACATCGCCATCGCCCAGGCTGAGCTGGCCCAGGCAGCCGCGCAGCTGGCGCTGCTCGAGAAGATCAAGAAGAGCGCCGGGCAGAAGTAG
- the atpD gene encoding F0F1 ATP synthase subunit beta, with product MSTGNIVQVIGAVVDVEFPREHLPKIYDALKIEENDITLEVQQQLGDGIVRCIAMGASEGLKRGLAVKGTGEPIKVPVGKATLGRIMDVLGTPIDEAGPVDADAYMPIHRDPPSYEDQAASVEILETGIKVIDLIMPIAKGGKIGLFGGAGVGKTVTLMELIRNIAIEHSGYSVFAGVGERTREGNDFYHEMKDSNVLDKVALVYGQMNEPPGNRLRVALTGLTIAENFRDEGRDVLMFIDNIYRYTLAGTEVSALLGRMPSAVGYQPTLAAEMGQLQERITSTKTGSITSFQAVYVPADDLTDPSPATTFAHLDATLVLSRQIAELGIYPAVDPLDSTSRLLDPNVIGQEHYDCARAVQATLQRYKELQDIIAILGMDELSEDDKLVVTRARKVQRFLSQPFFVAEAFTGSPGKYVSLKDTIKGFRGIVDGEYDAIPEQAFYMVGTIEEAVEKAKKLQ from the coding sequence ATGAGCACTGGCAACATCGTTCAGGTCATCGGCGCCGTGGTGGACGTGGAGTTCCCGCGTGAGCACCTGCCCAAGATCTACGACGCCCTGAAGATCGAAGAGAACGACATCACGCTCGAGGTGCAGCAGCAGCTCGGCGACGGCATCGTGCGCTGCATCGCCATGGGCGCTTCCGAGGGCCTGAAGCGCGGTCTCGCGGTGAAGGGCACCGGCGAGCCGATCAAGGTGCCGGTCGGCAAGGCCACCCTGGGCCGCATCATGGACGTGCTGGGCACGCCGATCGACGAGGCCGGCCCGGTCGACGCCGACGCCTACATGCCGATCCACCGCGACCCGCCGTCCTACGAGGACCAGGCGGCCTCGGTCGAGATCCTCGAGACCGGCATCAAGGTCATCGACCTGATCATGCCGATCGCCAAGGGCGGCAAGATCGGCCTGTTCGGCGGCGCCGGCGTGGGCAAGACCGTGACGCTGATGGAGCTGATCCGCAACATCGCCATCGAGCACTCCGGTTACTCCGTGTTCGCCGGCGTCGGCGAGCGCACCCGCGAGGGCAACGACTTCTACCATGAGATGAAGGACTCCAACGTCCTCGACAAGGTGGCGCTGGTGTACGGCCAGATGAACGAGCCGCCGGGCAACCGCCTGCGCGTGGCGCTGACCGGCCTGACCATCGCGGAGAACTTCCGCGACGAGGGCCGCGACGTGCTGATGTTCATCGACAACATCTACCGCTACACCCTGGCGGGCACCGAGGTGTCGGCGCTGCTGGGCCGCATGCCCTCCGCCGTGGGTTACCAGCCCACGCTGGCGGCCGAAATGGGCCAGCTGCAGGAGCGCATCACCTCCACCAAGACCGGCTCGATCACCTCCTTCCAGGCCGTGTACGTCCCGGCCGACGACTTGACCGACCCGTCCCCGGCCACGACCTTCGCCCACCTGGACGCCACGCTGGTGCTGTCGCGCCAGATCGCGGAGCTGGGCATCTACCCCGCCGTGGATCCGCTGGACTCGACCTCGCGCCTGCTCGACCCGAACGTCATCGGCCAGGAGCACTACGACTGCGCCCGCGCGGTGCAGGCCACGCTGCAGCGCTACAAGGAGCTGCAGGACATCATCGCGATTCTCGGCATGGACGAGCTGTCCGAGGACGACAAGCTGGTGGTGACCCGGGCCCGCAAGGTGCAGCGCTTCCTGTCGCAGCCGTTCTTCGTAGCCGAGGCCTTCACCGGCTCGCCGGGCAAGTACGTGTCGCTGAAGGACACCATCAAGGGCTTCCGCGGCATCGTCGACGGCGAGTACGACGCGATTCCGGAGCAGGCCTTCTACATGGTCGGCACCATCGAGGAAGCCGTCGAGAAGGCCAAGAAGCTGCAGTAA
- the atpG gene encoding F0F1 ATP synthase subunit gamma — translation MANAKEIRTQIKSIRNTAKITKAMEMVAAAKMRKAQERMEASRPYAERIRTVIGHLMQARPDYRHPFMVEREAKRVGYIIVSSDRGLCGGLNANLFRRTLRELREWRDKGVEVELCLVGRKAAQFFRRLDVNIVASLQDLGDVPRVQDLIGAIQVMLNEYSEGSLDRLFLVHNEFVNTMSQKPVTLTLLPAQTQDAEELQTHWDYIYEPSSTELVEQVLTRYIESQVYRGAVENVACEMAARMVAMKSATDNAGKLIDGLQLAYNKARQAAITQELAEIVGGAAAV, via the coding sequence ATGGCCAACGCCAAAGAAATCCGCACGCAGATCAAGAGCATCCGCAACACGGCCAAGATCACCAAGGCCATGGAGATGGTCGCTGCGGCGAAGATGCGCAAGGCGCAGGAGCGGATGGAAGCATCCCGCCCCTATGCCGAGCGCATCCGCACGGTGATCGGGCACCTGATGCAGGCGCGCCCGGATTACCGCCACCCCTTCATGGTGGAGCGTGAGGCCAAGCGGGTCGGCTACATCATCGTGTCGTCGGACCGCGGCCTGTGCGGCGGCCTCAACGCCAACCTGTTCCGCCGCACGCTGCGCGAGCTGCGCGAGTGGCGCGACAAGGGCGTCGAGGTGGAGCTGTGCCTGGTCGGACGCAAGGCGGCGCAGTTCTTCCGCCGGCTGGACGTGAACATCGTCGCCAGCCTGCAGGACCTCGGCGACGTGCCGCGCGTGCAGGACCTCATCGGCGCCATCCAGGTGATGCTGAACGAGTACAGCGAGGGCTCGCTGGACCGGCTGTTCCTGGTGCACAACGAGTTCGTCAACACCATGAGCCAGAAGCCCGTCACCCTGACGCTGCTCCCGGCCCAGACGCAGGACGCCGAGGAATTGCAGACCCACTGGGACTACATCTACGAGCCCAGCTCCACGGAGCTGGTCGAGCAGGTGCTGACCCGCTACATCGAGTCGCAGGTCTATCGCGGCGCGGTGGAGAACGTCGCCTGCGAAATGGCGGCGCGCATGGTGGCCATGAAGAGCGCCACCGACAATGCCGGCAAACTGATCGACGGGCTACAGCTCGCCTACAACAAGGCGCGCCAGGCCGCGATCACCCAGGAACTCGCCGAGATCGTCGGCGGCGCGGCGGCCGTCTGA
- the atpA gene encoding F0F1 ATP synthase subunit alpha, protein MSIKASEISDLIKEKILNFQSATVASNVGTVVSVTDGIVRIHGLANAAYGEMLEFPGNTFGLALNLEQDSVGAVVLGDYLHISEGDEVKTTGRILEVPVGEALLGRVVNSLGQPIDGKGPIKTEHSSPIEKVAPGVIWRQSVSQPVQTGLKSVDAMVPVGRGQRELIIGDRQTGKTAVAIDAIINQKGTGVKCIYVAIGQKQSSIAGVVRKLEEFGAMDHTIIVAAPAADSAALQYIAPYAGCAMGEYFRDKGEDALIIYDDLTKQAWAYRQVSLLLRRPPGREAYPGDVFYLHSRLLERAARVNAEFVEKATDGKVKGKTGSLTALPIIETQAGDVSAFVPTNVISITDGQIYLESDLFNAGIRPAINAGLSVSRVGGAAQTKAIKKLGGGIRLALAQYRELAAFAQFASDLDETTRKQLDRGQRVTELMKQKQYSPLSVAQMAVSLFAVNEGFIDKVPLDKIGDFEHALHGHMDSAHPELMKKLNETGDWNDEIAGEMKKGVADFVATGTW, encoded by the coding sequence ATGTCCATCAAGGCATCTGAAATCAGCGATCTGATCAAAGAGAAGATCCTCAACTTCCAGTCGGCCACCGTCGCCAGCAACGTCGGCACCGTGGTCTCGGTGACGGACGGCATCGTGCGCATCCACGGCCTGGCCAACGCGGCCTACGGCGAAATGCTGGAATTCCCGGGCAACACCTTCGGCCTGGCGCTGAACCTGGAACAGGACTCGGTCGGCGCGGTGGTGCTCGGCGACTACCTGCACATCTCCGAGGGCGACGAGGTCAAGACCACCGGTCGCATCCTCGAGGTGCCCGTGGGCGAGGCCCTGCTGGGTCGCGTGGTGAACTCGCTCGGCCAGCCGATCGACGGCAAGGGCCCGATCAAGACCGAGCACAGCTCGCCCATCGAGAAGGTGGCGCCGGGCGTGATCTGGCGCCAGTCGGTGAGCCAGCCGGTGCAGACCGGCCTGAAGTCGGTCGATGCCATGGTCCCGGTCGGCCGCGGCCAGCGCGAGCTGATCATCGGCGACCGCCAGACCGGCAAGACCGCCGTGGCGATCGACGCCATCATCAACCAGAAGGGCACCGGCGTTAAGTGCATCTACGTGGCGATCGGCCAGAAGCAGTCGTCCATCGCCGGCGTGGTGCGAAAGCTGGAAGAGTTCGGCGCGATGGACCACACCATCATCGTCGCCGCGCCCGCCGCCGACTCGGCTGCGCTGCAGTACATCGCGCCCTACGCCGGTTGCGCCATGGGCGAGTACTTCCGCGACAAGGGCGAAGACGCGCTGATCATCTACGACGACCTGACCAAGCAGGCCTGGGCTTACCGCCAGGTGTCGCTGCTGCTGCGCCGCCCGCCGGGCCGTGAAGCCTACCCCGGCGACGTGTTCTACCTGCATTCGCGCCTGCTGGAGCGCGCCGCGCGCGTCAACGCCGAGTTCGTGGAGAAGGCGACCGACGGCAAGGTGAAGGGCAAGACCGGCTCGCTCACCGCGCTGCCGATCATCGAGACCCAGGCCGGCGACGTGTCCGCCTTCGTGCCGACCAACGTGATCTCCATCACCGACGGCCAGATCTACCTCGAGTCGGACCTGTTCAACGCCGGCATTCGGCCCGCCATCAACGCCGGCCTGTCCGTGTCGCGCGTCGGCGGCGCCGCCCAGACCAAGGCCATCAAGAAGCTCGGCGGCGGCATCCGCCTGGCGCTGGCCCAGTACCGCGAGCTGGCCGCTTTCGCGCAGTTCGCCTCCGACCTGGACGAGACCACCCGCAAGCAGCTCGACCGGGGCCAGCGCGTCACCGAGCTGATGAAGCAGAAGCAGTACTCGCCGCTCTCCGTGGCGCAGATGGCGGTGTCGCTGTTCGCCGTCAACGAAGGCTTCATCGACAAGGTCCCGCTGGACAAGATCGGCGACTTCGAGCACGCGCTGCACGGCCACATGGACTCGGCGCACCCGGAGCTGATGAAGAAGCTGAACGAGACCGGCGACTGGAACGACGAGATCGCGGGCGAGATGAAGAAGGGCGTGGCCGACTTCGTCGCCACCGGCACCTGGTAA
- a CDS encoding F0F1 ATP synthase subunit delta produces MAEKMTVARPYAKAVFEIAKEADAFAGWSDFLGRGAIAAADERVQALIGNPAVTREALAGLFIELCGDGAGAHGASFIKLLAENDRVAWLPEIATEFEVLRAEAENVVDVQLTSAVELDASQRESFATALKKRLGRDVRLHCDTDAKLLGGAIIRAGDLVIDGSLSGRLERLAGAVTH; encoded by the coding sequence ATGGCAGAGAAGATGACCGTCGCGCGGCCCTACGCCAAGGCCGTGTTCGAGATCGCGAAAGAGGCCGACGCCTTCGCGGGCTGGTCCGATTTTCTCGGGCGCGGCGCCATCGCGGCGGCCGACGAGCGCGTGCAGGCACTGATCGGCAACCCGGCGGTGACGCGCGAGGCGCTCGCCGGGCTGTTCATCGAGCTCTGCGGTGACGGCGCGGGCGCCCACGGCGCCAGCTTCATCAAGCTGCTGGCCGAGAACGACCGCGTGGCCTGGCTGCCGGAGATCGCGACCGAGTTCGAGGTGCTGCGCGCGGAGGCCGAGAACGTCGTGGACGTGCAGCTGACGTCCGCGGTGGAGCTCGACGCGTCCCAGCGCGAGAGCTTCGCGACGGCCTTGAAGAAGCGCCTCGGCCGCGACGTCCGGCTGCACTGCGACACTGACGCGAAATTGCTCGGCGGCGCGATCATCCGCGCTGGCGACCTGGTCATCGATGGCTCATTGTCCGGCCGCCTGGAAAGGCTCGCCGGCGCCGTCACGCACTAA
- a CDS encoding F0F1 ATP synthase subunit B, translating to MGINLTLFGQMLTFLVFVWFTKKFVWPPVMQALEERRARIAEGLAAADRGQKALEAADAQVAERLREARQQATLIIEQAERRGAELVEEAKETAQATGERMLAQARAEIEQETNRARETLRGEVAAIALSGAKQLLEKEIDATAHRDLLDRLAGQL from the coding sequence GTGGGCATTAACCTGACACTCTTCGGCCAGATGCTGACCTTCCTGGTCTTCGTCTGGTTCACCAAGAAGTTCGTCTGGCCGCCGGTCATGCAGGCGCTGGAGGAACGGCGGGCGCGTATCGCCGAGGGCCTGGCGGCGGCGGACCGCGGCCAGAAGGCGCTCGAGGCGGCCGACGCCCAGGTGGCGGAGCGGCTGCGCGAAGCTCGCCAGCAGGCGACGCTGATCATCGAGCAGGCCGAGCGCCGCGGCGCCGAGCTGGTCGAGGAGGCCAAGGAGACCGCCCAGGCCACCGGCGAGCGCATGCTGGCCCAGGCCCGTGCCGAGATCGAGCAGGAGACCAACCGCGCGCGCGAAACGCTGCGCGGGGAAGTCGCTGCGATCGCCCTGAGCGGGGCGAAGCAGCTGCTCGAGAAAGAGATCGACGCCACGGCCCATCGCGACCTGCTCGACCGCCTCGCCGGTCAGCTGTAG
- the atpE gene encoding F0F1 ATP synthase subunit C: MASVQAFTALAVGLIFAFAALGTGIGFGLLGGKFLEGAARQPEMANMLQIRMFIVAGLLDALAIIGVAFAALLLFANPLLAALQG, encoded by the coding sequence ATTGCATCAGTCCAGGCCTTTACCGCTCTTGCCGTGGGCCTCATTTTCGCCTTCGCGGCGCTCGGCACCGGCATCGGTTTCGGCCTGCTCGGCGGCAAGTTCCTCGAAGGCGCCGCGCGCCAGCCGGAAATGGCCAACATGCTGCAGATCCGCATGTTCATCGTCGCCGGCCTGCTCGACGCCCTGGCCATCATCGGTGTCGCATTCGCCGCGCTGCTGCTGTTCGCCAATCCGCTGCTCGCCGCTCTCCAGGGCTGA
- the atpB gene encoding F0F1 ATP synthase subunit A, whose amino-acid sequence MASSPTEYVTHHLKHLSVGEGFWTIHIDTLFWSWVTGLIFLGVFYGAARAVTAGVPGKMQNFVETILEFVDKSVGDAFHGPKDLLAPLALTIFVWVFLWNLMDLIPVDLFPVLAAMVGIEYMRVVPSADMSATFSLSLSVLALIIYYGIKGKGAAGFGKEFLFHPFGKNPLLVPFNLILNTVEMIAKPVSLALRLFGNLYAAELIFILIAMLPFWIQWLPGSAWAIFHILVIPLQAFIFMTLTIVYIALAYEKH is encoded by the coding sequence ATGGCAAGTTCTCCGACAGAATACGTCACGCATCACCTCAAGCATCTCTCCGTCGGAGAGGGCTTCTGGACCATCCACATCGACACCCTGTTCTGGTCCTGGGTCACCGGCCTGATTTTCCTCGGCGTGTTCTACGGCGCTGCCCGCGCGGTGACCGCCGGCGTGCCCGGGAAGATGCAGAATTTCGTCGAGACCATACTGGAGTTCGTCGACAAGTCGGTGGGCGACGCCTTCCACGGCCCCAAGGACCTGCTCGCGCCGCTGGCGCTGACCATTTTCGTGTGGGTGTTCCTGTGGAACCTCATGGACCTCATCCCGGTCGACCTGTTCCCCGTGCTGGCCGCCATGGTCGGCATCGAGTACATGCGGGTCGTGCCGTCGGCCGACATGAGCGCGACCTTCAGCCTGTCGCTGTCGGTGCTGGCGCTGATCATTTACTACGGCATCAAGGGCAAGGGCGCCGCGGGCTTCGGCAAGGAGTTCCTGTTCCACCCCTTCGGCAAGAACCCGCTGCTGGTGCCTTTCAACCTCATTCTCAACACCGTGGAGATGATCGCCAAGCCGGTCTCTCTCGCGCTGCGACTGTTCGGCAACCTGTATGCCGCCGAGCTCATTTTCATCCTGATCGCCATGCTGCCCTTCTGGATCCAGTGGCTTCCCGGCAGCGCCTGGGCGATCTTCCACATTCTCGTGATCCCGCTGCAGGCGTTCATCTTCATGACGCTGACCATCGTTTACATTGCGCTGGCTTACGAGAAGCATTGA
- a CDS encoding ATP synthase subunit I, translating into MQQRVGSVPGKIIAGQAGVTLVAAALYGLTMGGDAALGALAGGGISVVLSLWMALRVFAVPAQAGPRAMFAAFVKAEVLKLVMAVAMFSAAAIFLSHVFVPLVVTFVATLVVNWLALVFTRRDRQGFGG; encoded by the coding sequence ATGCAACAACGGGTCGGTTCAGTACCCGGAAAGATCATCGCCGGACAAGCGGGTGTGACCCTGGTCGCCGCGGCCCTCTACGGGCTCACGATGGGCGGGGATGCCGCGCTCGGAGCCCTCGCAGGAGGGGGAATCAGCGTCGTGCTGAGCCTCTGGATGGCATTACGGGTGTTCGCGGTGCCGGCTCAAGCGGGCCCGCGGGCCATGTTTGCGGCCTTCGTGAAGGCGGAGGTCCTGAAATTGGTGATGGCTGTAGCCATGTTTTCGGCGGCAGCCATTTTTTTGAGCCACGTGTTTGTTCCGCTCGTGGTCACGTTCGTCGCCACCCTGGTGGTCAACTGGCTGGCGCTGGTGTTTACGCGACGTGATCGACAGGGCTTTGGTGGATGA